Proteins from a genomic interval of Phalacrocorax aristotelis chromosome 3, bGulAri2.1, whole genome shotgun sequence:
- the ANKRD66 gene encoding ankyrin repeat domain-containing protein 66 isoform X2, with product MTELHEAVALGDYDLVDEILRTGRCDPNHKDVDWHDRTPLHWAAAKGQSDLVRLLVDHGARHCLRSDVGWTPAHFAAESGRLGVLRTLHSLHAAMDAADLFGDTPKRLAEIYGHQDCSRFLETAEAESRNYRRAAAMKGIPLDQRDEDWELKKEELERNPMFSQESYTSSAQKKNRKKRGKQ from the exons ATGACAGAGCTCCATGAAGCCGTGGCTTTGGGGGACTACGACCTGGTGGATGAGATTTTGAGGACAGGGCGCTGTGACCCAAATCACAAGGATGTTGACTGGCATGACAGGACCCCACTGCACTGGGCTGCTGCAAAAG GGCAATCAGATCTGGTCAGGCTCCTCGTGGATCATGGTGCCCGGCATTGCCTACGGAGCGACGTGGGCTGGACTCCGGCTCACTTTGCTGCCGAGTcggggaggctgggggtgctTCGCACCCTTCATTCCCTGCATGCTGCCATGGACGCGGCCGACCTCTTTGGCGACACTCCCAAGAGACTTGCGGAAATCTACGGTCACCAAGACTGCTCCAGGTTCTTAGAAAC AGCAGAAGCGGAGAGCAGAAACTATCGCAGGGCAGCTGCAATGAAAGGAATCCCCTTAGACCAGAGAGATGAAGACTGGGAGCTCAAGAAAGAAGAGCTTGAGAGAAACCCAATGTTTTCTCAGGAGAGCTACACATCCTctgctcaaaagaaaaatcGCAAAAAAAGGGGGAAGCAGTAA
- the ANKRD66 gene encoding ankyrin repeat domain-containing protein 66 isoform X1, with product MTELHEAVALGDYDLVDEILRTGRCDPNHKDVDWHDRTPLHWAAAKGQSDLVRLLVDHGARHCLRSDVGWTPAHFAAESGRLGVLRTLHSLHAAMDAADLFGDTPKRLAEIYGHQDCSRFLETCAEGPRGGVHGQAVLCGSGGSWAVLLCTAGRK from the exons ATGACAGAGCTCCATGAAGCCGTGGCTTTGGGGGACTACGACCTGGTGGATGAGATTTTGAGGACAGGGCGCTGTGACCCAAATCACAAGGATGTTGACTGGCATGACAGGACCCCACTGCACTGGGCTGCTGCAAAAG GGCAATCAGATCTGGTCAGGCTCCTCGTGGATCATGGTGCCCGGCATTGCCTACGGAGCGACGTGGGCTGGACTCCGGCTCACTTTGCTGCCGAGTcggggaggctgggggtgctTCGCACCCTTCATTCCCTGCATGCTGCCATGGACGCGGCCGACCTCTTTGGCGACACTCCCAAGAGACTTGCGGAAATCTACGGTCACCAAGACTGCTCCAGGTTCTTAGAAAC GTGTGCAGAAGGTCCCAGAGGCGGTGTCCACGGTCAGGCAGTGCTCTGCGGCTCCGGCGGGAGCTGGGCAGTACTGCTGTGCACTGCAGGCAGAAAATGA
- the LOC142055707 gene encoding taste receptor type 2 member 9-like produces MEACYSRDKFNATSYDVMAMVIITIQAFAGMWINTFIVSVLCITWVKRKSFNSNEKILLLLGCSRFWYLCITWVYFFLSIIYPWCFYVQPIPQLFAAIQSFLNSSNLWVSACLCVFYCIKIGNFKHIFFIYLKVKVDRIVPRLLLGSVLLSLAICILVYKISDEVHCNNLNSTTLGNFWKLNVRVNKHFFPILFISGFGFATAFTAVMFSALPLLLSLWRHKRKMQTNSVNNLSMDAHIKAMKSILSFFLIYSINFTCLVLTLIYSTKKKNPVMLLILVFQYAFPAVHSLILIFSNPKLKKTLLRTLSCVKCKVCMR; encoded by the coding sequence ATGGAAGCTTGTTACTCTCGAGACAAATTTAATGCCACTTCATACGATGTCATGGCTATGGTCATCATCACAATTCAGGCATTTGCTGGCATGTGGATAAACACTTTCattgtttctgtgctttgtaTCACTTGGgtcaaaaggaaaagctttaacTCCAATGAGAAGATCTTGCTGTTGCTGGGATGCTCCAGGTTTTGGTATTTGTGCATCACATGGgtatatttcttcctttcaataATTTATCCCTGGTGCTTTTACGTTCAACCCATACCCCAACTATTTGCAGCCATTcaaagctttttaaattcttccaaCTTGTGGGTTTCTGCCTGtctttgtgtgttttattgTATAAAAATTGGAAATTTCAAGCACATCTTCTTCATCTACCTGAAAGTAAAAGTTGACAGGATCGTGCCACGGCTGTTGTTGGGTTCAGTGCTTTTATCCCTGGCCATCTGCATCCTTGTCTACAAGATCAGTGATGAAGTGCACTGTAACAACCTCAATTCCACCACCCTAGGAAATTTCTGGAAACTGAATGTCAGAgtgaataaacattttttccctattcTTTTTATCAGTGGCTTTGGATTTGCCACGGCATTCACGGCAGTAATGTTTTctgccctgcctctcctcctttctctctggAGACACAAACGCAAGATGCAGACAAATTCAGTGAATAACCTCAGCATGGATGCCCACATCAAAGCCATGAAATCTATTCTGTCCTTCTTCCTCATTTACAGCATTAACTTTACGTGTTTGGTCTTGACACTGATTTATTCCAcgaagaagaaaaatcctgtgaTGCTTCTCATTTTAGTATTTCAGTATGCTTTTCCGGCTGTTCATTCCCTTATTCTGATTTTCAGCAATCCCAAACTGAAAAAGACACTGCTAAGGACTCTGTCCTGTGTGAAGTGCAAGGTTTGCATGAGGTAG
- the LOC142055594 gene encoding meprin A subunit alpha-like, giving the protein MIQNAVEDRVDDVDGGQLRKDIPEINSEKGRKLFEGDIILPLERNALRNSSYRWKFPIPYILADSLDLNAKGVILQAFDMFRLKSCVDFKPYEGEQTYLKFEKLDGCWSHVGDLQSGQTVSIGERCDYKAIVEHELLHALGFYHEQSRTDRDDYVQIWWDEIVEGFAYAFDKYDDTFLDDLNTPYDYESVLHYGPYSFNIHSNVPSITTKIPEFNEIIGQRLDLSRIDLLRLNHMYNCTSSLTLLDECSFEYINICGMVQRGQDGANWEHTLAKPGDEDHTLVGNCAGRGYFMHLDTKTGHAGQSALLESRILYPRRKEKCLQFFYRLNGSPQDKLVIWVKKDDGTGNVRRMEKLHTITPDGEHHWKLASIPFSVQTKFRYGFQGIRGDSAKSAGGIAIDDTSLTETNCPTNIWHIRNFTSLLNSTSKGDHIKSPIFYSSEGYAFALRLYPHGRNTSSYTNYMGITFHLCSSPNDDLLEWPAGHRQVILSVLDQDPDVIHRMSLSLSFTTNPNQLVYGRNDTLQWDKPSITGSFSSSCNCYVSPGVGWNTFLTHRELHWKKFIKDDSLFIFADFEDLTPLIASEVPVHP; this is encoded by the exons ATG ATCCAAAATGCTGTTGAAGACAGAG TTGATGATGTTGATGGAGGACAGCTGAGAAAGGACATTCCAGAAATAAACTCAG aaaagggaaggaagcttTTTGAAGGTGATATTATCTTACCG CTGGAAAGGAATGCTCTGAGAAACAGCTCCTACAGATGGAAATTTCCCATCCCCTATATCCTAGCTGACAGCCTGG ATCTGAATGCTAAAGGTGTTATCCTGCAGGCGTTTGATATGTTCAGGCTGAAGTCGTGTGTTGATTTCAAGCCCTACGAAGGGGAACAGACTTACCTGAAATTTGAGAAGCTGGATGG GTGCTGGTCCCATGTAGGGGACCTTCAGAGTGGCCAGACAGTGTCTATAGGAGAGAGGTGTGACTACAAAGCCATAGTGGAACATGAGCTCCTGCATGCCCTGGGATTTTACCATGAGCAATCCAGGACGGATCGTGACGACTATGTTCAGATATGGTGGGATGAAATTGTTGAAG GTTTTGCATATGCCTTTGACAAATACGATGACACTTTCCTTGATGACCTCAATACCCCATATGATTATGAGTCAGTCCTGCACTATGGACCATATTCTTTCAACATCCATAGCAACGTTCCTTCTATTACAACAAAAATTCCTGAATTTAATGAGATCATTGGGCAGAGGTTGGATTTAAGCAGGATTGACTTACTCAGGTTGAATCACATGTACAACTGCA CTTCGAGCCTCACCCTCCTGGACGAGTGCTCCTTTGAATACATCAATATCTGTGGGATGGTGCAAAGGGGACAAGATGGTGCTAACTGGGAGCACACATTGGCCAAACCAGGAGATGAAGACCATACTTTGGTGGGAAACTGTGCAG GTAGAGGATATTTCATGCACTTAGATACAAAAACTGGACATGCTGGTCAGTCAGCTCTTCTGGAATCTCGCATCCTTTATccaaggaggaaggaaaaatgccttCAGTTTTTCTACAGATTAAATGGAAGTCCACAGGATAAGCTAGTTATCTGGGTTAAGAAAGATGATGGAACTGGAAATGTTAGACGGATGGAAAAGCTGCACACTATTACAC ctgATGGAGAACATCACTGGAAATTGGCCAGCATTCCCTTCAGTGTCCAAACCAAATTCCGGTATGGGTTTCAGGGCATCAGAGGAGATTCAGCCAAGTCTGCCGGGGGGATTGCCATTGATGACACCAGCCTGACAGAGACAAACTGCCCCACCAACATCTGGCACATCAGAAACTTCACATCCCTTCTTAACAGTACTTCAAAAGGTGATCATATCAAAAGCCCAATATTTTACAGCTCAGAAGGCTATGCCTTTGCTTTACGGCTGTATCCTCATGGAAGAAATACATCATCCTACACGAATTACATGGGGATTACATTCCACCTCTGCAGCAGTCCGAACGATGACCTTCTTGAATGGCCGGCTGGACACAGACAAGTTATCTTGTCAGTTTTGGATCAAGACCCTGATGTAATCCACAGGATGTCCCTCAGCCTTAGCTTTACTACAAACCCAAACCAGCTAGTATATG GCAGAAATGACACCCTGCAATGGGACAAACCATCTATCACTggaagtttttcttcttcctgcaaCTGCTACGTGAGCCCAGGTGTTGGCTGGAATACATTCCTGACCCACAGGGAGCTGCACTGGAAAAAATTCATTAAAGATGACAGCCTTTTCATCTTTGCTGATTTTGAAG ATCTCACCCCTTTGATTGCATCTGAAGTCCCAGTCCATCCCTGA